Proteins from one Bradyrhizobium roseum genomic window:
- a CDS encoding RidA family protein produces the protein MFEFLQPAGWARPIGYANGVAARGKMIFVAGQIGWNEHCQFESDDLVAQTSQTLKNVAAVLRAGGAGPEHIVSMTWFMLDRKEYSARLKEIGTVYRDVIGRHFPAMTALQVSGLIEDRAKVEIQAIAVIPDQMD, from the coding sequence ATGTTCGAGTTCTTGCAGCCGGCCGGTTGGGCCAGGCCGATCGGTTACGCGAACGGCGTCGCTGCCCGCGGCAAGATGATCTTCGTCGCCGGCCAGATCGGCTGGAACGAACATTGCCAGTTCGAGTCCGACGATCTGGTGGCGCAGACCAGCCAGACCCTGAAAAATGTTGCCGCCGTCTTGCGCGCCGGTGGTGCCGGGCCCGAGCATATCGTGTCGATGACATGGTTCATGCTCGACCGTAAGGAATATTCGGCACGACTGAAAGAAATCGGTACGGTCTATCGTGACGTCATAGGCCGGCACTTCCCGGCGATGACGGCGCTGCAGGTCTCGGGGCTGATCGAGGACCGCGCGAAAGTCGAAATCCAGGCGATCGCGGTGATACCTGACCAGATGGACTGA
- a CDS encoding cupin domain-containing protein → MATKARENHREDVAGRANVEDTPELLAYYDELERLEAGALWTVANKIEPWAPKSSSVPVLWRYEDLRAHVLRSVELVSPEKAGRRVIYLNNPGRRDYAAAVGWLYSGLQVMHPGEVASAHAHSASALRFIMEGEGAYTIVDGHKMTLGANDFVLTPNGTWHEHGVSGDGTPCIWQDGLDIPLVNTLEANFYVVHPNLQQSVGYPVDDMTHTWGNPGLRPAGAEWSKGYSPLLKYEWGPTYEALQRYAKATDGSPYDGVLMNYVNPVTGGPVMQTIGASMQMLRPGESTRAHRHTGSFIYQVAKGSGHSIIDGKRFDWKERDIFCVPSWAWHEHVNASASEDACLFTFNDLPVMQALGLYREEAFGDNGGRQPLVA, encoded by the coding sequence ATGGCAACCAAGGCTCGTGAAAATCACCGCGAAGACGTGGCCGGACGGGCCAATGTCGAGGATACGCCCGAGCTGCTTGCCTATTACGACGAACTTGAAAGACTGGAAGCGGGGGCGCTCTGGACGGTCGCGAACAAGATCGAGCCATGGGCGCCGAAATCATCCTCCGTCCCTGTGTTGTGGCGCTACGAGGACCTCCGCGCCCACGTGCTGCGGTCCGTCGAACTGGTGTCGCCGGAAAAGGCCGGCCGCCGCGTCATCTATCTGAACAATCCCGGCCGGCGTGACTACGCCGCCGCGGTCGGCTGGCTCTATTCCGGCTTGCAGGTCATGCATCCGGGCGAGGTTGCATCCGCCCATGCCCACTCGGCTTCCGCGCTTCGCTTCATCATGGAGGGCGAGGGCGCCTACACGATCGTCGACGGCCACAAGATGACGCTCGGCGCCAACGACTTCGTGCTGACGCCGAACGGCACTTGGCACGAGCACGGCGTCTCCGGCGACGGCACGCCGTGCATCTGGCAGGACGGTCTCGACATTCCCCTGGTCAACACGCTGGAAGCCAATTTCTATGTGGTCCACCCCAATTTGCAGCAGAGCGTCGGCTATCCCGTCGACGACATGACCCACACCTGGGGCAATCCCGGCCTGCGGCCGGCGGGCGCCGAGTGGTCCAAGGGATATTCGCCGCTGCTGAAATATGAGTGGGGGCCGACCTACGAAGCGCTGCAGCGCTACGCCAAGGCCACTGATGGATCGCCGTATGACGGCGTTCTGATGAACTATGTGAACCCGGTGACCGGCGGTCCGGTGATGCAGACGATCGGCGCATCGATGCAGATGCTTCGCCCAGGCGAAAGCACGCGCGCGCATCGCCACACCGGCAGCTTCATCTATCAGGTCGCCAAGGGAAGTGGTCACTCGATCATCGACGGCAAGCGCTTCGACTGGAAGGAGCGCGACATCTTTTGCGTGCCGTCCTGGGCCTGGCATGAGCACGTGAATGCGTCGGCCAGCGAGGACGCCTGCCTGTTCACGTTCAACGACCTGCCGGTCATGCAGGCGCTTGGGCTCTACCGCGAGGAAGCGTTTGGCGACAATGGCGGCCGCCAGCCGCTCGTGGCCTAG
- a CDS encoding fumarylacetoacetate hydrolase family protein produces MRLVTYRSTIEAAARLGAIVGDLVVDVEEAGQHTGVPLPSSMLAFIDLGPPALAALRKILNEGKDNWPVGAALPLANVRLLAPIPRPRKNIFGIGLNYVEHVAESSRALDTAKDVPKQPIIFSKPPTSVIGPDEAIQHNKKITQQLDWEVELAVVMGRTARRVSEAEALGFVFGYSVMIDISARDNRRAGQWIYSKGQDTYAPFGPCIVTADEITDPHALDLWLTVNGVEKQRSNTRHMLFKVPLLIADISAAMTLEPGDIIATGTPEGVGAGRSPQEWLWPGDVVEAEVTGIGRLRHPVVAI; encoded by the coding sequence GTGCGTCTTGTCACCTATCGCAGCACCATTGAGGCTGCTGCCCGTCTCGGCGCGATTGTCGGCGATCTCGTGGTGGACGTCGAGGAGGCCGGTCAGCATACCGGGGTGCCCCTTCCTTCATCGATGCTCGCGTTCATCGATCTGGGGCCGCCCGCCTTGGCGGCCCTCAGGAAAATTTTGAACGAAGGCAAGGATAACTGGCCGGTAGGCGCCGCACTGCCGCTGGCGAATGTCAGGCTGCTGGCGCCGATACCGCGTCCGCGCAAGAACATATTTGGCATCGGTCTCAACTATGTCGAGCACGTCGCGGAATCGTCGCGGGCGCTGGACACGGCAAAGGACGTGCCGAAACAGCCGATCATCTTCTCAAAACCGCCGACCAGCGTGATCGGGCCGGACGAAGCGATCCAGCACAACAAGAAGATCACGCAGCAGCTTGACTGGGAGGTCGAGCTTGCGGTGGTGATGGGACGGACCGCGCGGCGGGTGTCGGAGGCTGAAGCGCTCGGCTTCGTGTTCGGCTACAGCGTGATGATCGATATCAGCGCCCGGGACAATCGCCGTGCCGGCCAGTGGATCTACTCCAAGGGCCAGGACACTTATGCGCCGTTCGGACCGTGCATCGTCACGGCGGATGAAATCACCGATCCGCACGCGCTTGATCTCTGGCTGACGGTGAACGGCGTGGAGAAGCAGCGCTCCAACACCCGCCATATGCTGTTCAAGGTGCCGCTCCTGATCGCGGACATTTCGGCCGCGATGACGCTGGAGCCGGGCGACATCATCGCGACCGGCACGCCCGAGGGCGTCGGCGCCGGACGCTCTCCGCAGGAGTGGCTGTGGCCGGGCGACGTGGTGGAAGCGGAAGTCACCGGCATCGGCCGGCTGCGCCACCCTGTTGTGGCGATCTGA
- a CDS encoding flavin reductase family protein, with amino-acid sequence MIFDMETLEAQNRYKILTATVTPRPIAWVTTISASGVINAAPFSFFNVMGHEPPTVAIGLLAGSERFKDTAANILDTGEFVVNLVGEANAEAMNITCIDAPPEIDELELAGLTPAASQAVRPPRIAESPVSFECRVLASLVTGPRQTAVIGRIVRAHVDDAVILDRERCHIDTPALHLIARMHGSGWYARSTDLFQIDRPSWAAWQEKNVKA; translated from the coding sequence ATGATCTTCGACATGGAGACGCTGGAGGCGCAGAACCGCTACAAGATCCTGACGGCCACGGTGACGCCGCGGCCGATCGCCTGGGTCACCACGATCTCCGCGAGCGGCGTGATCAATGCCGCGCCGTTCAGCTTCTTCAACGTGATGGGGCATGAACCGCCGACCGTCGCGATCGGACTGCTGGCAGGCTCGGAGCGCTTCAAGGATACGGCGGCCAACATCCTCGATACCGGGGAATTCGTCGTGAACCTCGTGGGCGAAGCCAACGCCGAGGCTATGAACATCACCTGCATCGATGCGCCGCCGGAGATCGACGAACTCGAGCTCGCAGGACTGACGCCGGCCGCCTCGCAGGCGGTGCGCCCGCCGCGCATTGCGGAATCGCCAGTGTCGTTCGAGTGCCGGGTGCTCGCGTCGCTAGTGACGGGGCCGCGCCAGACCGCGGTCATCGGCCGTATCGTCCGTGCCCATGTCGATGACGCGGTGATTCTGGACCGGGAGCGTTGTCACATCGATACGCCGGCGCTGCACCTGATCGCTCGTATGCACGGCAGCGGCTGGTATGCGCGCTCCACCGACTTGTTCCAGATCGATCGCCCGAGTTGGGCGGCGTGGCAGGAAAAGAACGTCAAGGCATAA
- a CDS encoding NAD/NADP-dependent octopine/nopaline dehydrogenase family protein, with translation MKIAVLGGGNGSFAAAGDFALAGYEVRLWRRNADDVEAHRAQGGVITVIDRAGQRETRPAKITSAIAEAIDGADLILCPAPAFAQPAIAELAAPHLRDGQVVFLPPGTFGSYLFARAARDAGNRAEIATAETGTLPWLARKRGPYAVRISGRGARLPTGVFPLRLAPHALDVIGRAFPNAIEPCGDALSGALMNAGPIIHPPLITMNAGPIEHFEKWDIHKEGTQPAIRRVTDALDAERVAIREALGYGGPHFPLANHYAKDGEPWMYARDAHDQLTDSGDWSERLVLLEHRYMLEDLRLGLSFFDSVATLVGVQTPLVKAFLAIGSAITGQDFAVTGRTLASLGLGDLDRAALQNHLAEGFR, from the coding sequence TTGAAGATTGCAGTATTGGGTGGGGGCAACGGTTCGTTTGCGGCCGCCGGCGATTTCGCCTTGGCCGGCTACGAAGTCCGGCTGTGGCGGCGAAATGCTGATGATGTCGAGGCCCATCGCGCGCAGGGCGGCGTGATAACGGTCATCGATCGGGCGGGCCAACGGGAAACGAGGCCGGCTAAGATCACGTCGGCGATCGCGGAAGCGATCGATGGCGCCGATCTCATCCTGTGTCCGGCACCGGCGTTTGCCCAGCCGGCCATCGCCGAGCTCGCCGCGCCGCATCTGCGCGACGGCCAGGTGGTGTTCTTGCCGCCCGGCACGTTCGGTTCCTACCTCTTTGCCCGCGCGGCAAGGGACGCGGGCAACCGCGCGGAAATTGCGACCGCCGAAACCGGGACGCTGCCGTGGCTCGCGCGCAAGCGGGGACCTTATGCGGTGCGCATCTCGGGCCGGGGCGCGCGTCTGCCGACCGGCGTGTTTCCGTTGCGTCTCGCCCCTCACGCGCTCGACGTGATCGGGCGCGCTTTTCCGAATGCGATCGAACCCTGTGGCGATGCGCTGTCAGGCGCGCTGATGAATGCGGGCCCGATCATCCATCCGCCGCTGATCACCATGAACGCCGGCCCGATCGAGCATTTTGAGAAGTGGGACATCCACAAGGAAGGCACGCAGCCGGCGATTCGCCGCGTCACGGACGCGCTCGATGCCGAGCGCGTCGCCATCCGCGAGGCGCTTGGTTACGGCGGGCCGCATTTTCCGCTGGCCAACCATTATGCGAAGGACGGCGAACCCTGGATGTATGCGCGCGACGCGCACGACCAGCTCACGGATTCCGGCGACTGGTCCGAACGCCTCGTTCTCCTCGAACATCGCTACATGCTGGAAGATCTGCGGCTCGGCCTGTCGTTCTTCGACTCGGTGGCTACGCTCGTGGGCGTGCAAACGCCGCTCGTCAAGGCGTTCCTCGCGATCGGCTCTGCCATTACCGGACAGGATTTTGCGGTGACGGGCCGGACACTCGCTTCGCTCGGCCTTGGCGATCTCGACCGGGCTGCACTGCAAAACCATCTCGCCGAGGGTTTCCGATGA
- a CDS encoding 3-hydroxybutyryl-CoA dehydrogenase: MRPVIGCLGAGRMGRGIAVVFAFAGHQVIIVDFKEREAAAFEALAAEASAEIRSTLEILSRIDLLPAELVPTIAERVTIAPRQKAAAVLPRCDVIFEGVPEILGLKQAALAEASQLAGEGSIIASTTSTILVDDLAGSVEHPGRFLNAHWLNPAYLVPLIELSPGKLTAPETTARMKTLLEGIGKVPVVCAARPGFIVPRIQSLAMNEAARMVEEGVASAEDIDKAVIYGFGFRFAVLGLLEFIDWGGGDILHHASRYLVEALGDSRYAAPEIIATNMREGRIGMKTGQGFMNYEGVDQAAYREKRLAAFASALRAMGLAREPVA, from the coding sequence ATGAGGCCGGTGATCGGATGCCTCGGCGCCGGCCGGATGGGCCGCGGGATTGCGGTGGTGTTCGCCTTTGCCGGCCACCAGGTGATCATCGTCGATTTCAAGGAGCGGGAAGCTGCCGCGTTCGAGGCGCTGGCGGCCGAAGCCAGCGCGGAAATCCGTTCGACGCTCGAAATTCTCTCGCGCATCGATCTACTGCCGGCAGAACTTGTGCCCACAATCGCCGAGCGGGTCACGATCGCGCCCCGGCAAAAGGCGGCTGCTGTGTTACCGCGCTGCGACGTGATCTTCGAGGGCGTGCCGGAAATCCTCGGCTTGAAGCAGGCGGCGCTGGCGGAAGCTTCGCAGCTGGCGGGCGAAGGTTCGATCATCGCTTCGACCACGTCGACGATACTCGTCGACGATCTCGCCGGATCGGTCGAGCATCCCGGCCGCTTTCTCAATGCCCACTGGCTCAATCCGGCCTATCTCGTGCCGCTGATCGAATTGTCACCCGGGAAGCTCACCGCGCCGGAGACGACCGCGCGGATGAAGACGCTGCTCGAAGGAATCGGCAAGGTGCCGGTGGTCTGCGCGGCGCGGCCGGGCTTCATCGTTCCCAGGATCCAGTCGCTAGCGATGAACGAGGCCGCCCGTATGGTGGAGGAGGGGGTGGCTTCGGCGGAGGATATCGACAAGGCCGTGATCTACGGTTTTGGGTTCCGCTTCGCGGTGCTCGGCCTGCTCGAGTTCATCGACTGGGGCGGCGGCGATATCCTGCATCACGCCAGCCGCTATCTGGTCGAGGCGCTCGGCGACAGCCGTTACGCCGCGCCCGAGATCATCGCGACCAATATGCGCGAAGGACGCATCGGCATGAAGACCGGGCAGGGTTTCATGAACTATGAGGGCGTCGACCAGGCGGCCTATCGCGAAAAGCGCCTGGCCGCTTTTGCTTCGGCGTTGCGGGCCATGGGTCTCGCGCGCGAACCGGTGGCATGA
- a CDS encoding ABC transporter ATP-binding protein, translating to MTAMFSIENVSVAYGKVEAVRNVSLSVEQGQIVTVIGPNGAGKTTLLMAAIGLLKSTGRMLFQGTDLGRIDVEGRVERGLCLVPEKRELFADMSVADNLLLGTYSLRDRSTTRKSLDDVFDRFPRLKERSKQAAGTLSGGERQMLALGRALMAKPKLLVLDEPSLGLAPLIVREIFRTIASLRSLGVSVLLVEQNARAALETADYGYVLETGEIIQSGPADTLIHDPKLIAAYLGGH from the coding sequence GTGACGGCGATGTTCTCCATCGAAAACGTGTCGGTCGCCTACGGCAAGGTCGAGGCGGTGCGCAACGTCTCGCTGTCCGTCGAGCAGGGCCAGATCGTGACGGTGATCGGCCCTAACGGCGCCGGCAAGACCACCTTGCTGATGGCCGCTATCGGCCTTTTAAAGTCCACCGGGCGGATGCTGTTTCAAGGCACAGACCTGGGGCGGATCGACGTCGAGGGCCGCGTCGAACGCGGCCTGTGCCTCGTGCCGGAGAAGCGCGAGCTGTTCGCCGACATGTCGGTGGCCGACAATCTCCTGCTCGGCACCTACAGCCTGCGCGACCGCTCGACAACGCGCAAAAGCCTCGACGACGTGTTCGACCGTTTTCCGCGGCTGAAGGAACGCAGCAAGCAGGCCGCCGGCACCCTGTCGGGCGGCGAGCGGCAGATGCTGGCGCTCGGCCGCGCGCTGATGGCGAAGCCGAAGCTCCTCGTTCTCGATGAACCCAGTCTCGGCCTCGCCCCGCTGATCGTCCGCGAAATTTTCCGCACCATTGCCTCGCTGCGCAGCCTCGGCGTCTCGGTCCTGCTGGTCGAGCAAAACGCCCGCGCCGCGCTGGAAACCGCTGATTACGGCTACGTGCTGGAAACCGGCGAGATCATCCAGTCCGGTCCGGCGGACACGCTGATCCACGACCCGAAACTGATCGCGGCCTATCTCGGCGGCCACTGA
- a CDS encoding branched-chain amino acid ABC transporter ATP-binding protein/permease, which translates to MTQQQIRLVIAAAIACLVAAPFVLNPFSITLLNYIGIYSLAAIGLALLTGVGGIVSFGQAAFVGIAAYATAWTTAVNGYSPWLGLVLAVVLTCGIAGILGFVTLRLQGHFLSLSTVAWGLAIAFLFGNIDGLGHHNGLSGIPPISIGPVALVESWQIYFLIWAIVVAMLLLCYNLLDSRIGRAMRAMRGGNTLVESLGISAFQVKLTTFVIAAFLGSLSGWLYAHLGRFVSPGPFEASMGIEYLMMAMVGGAGSILGGVVGAAIVTLLKNSVQDYLPLIAKGASGQLEIVAFSALFILFLQRARQGIVPFLSGFLPELKQSRPPTAPALPRRAQPAPGTLLLKVSDAQRRFGGLVAVNNVSFEVRSGEILGLIGPNGAGKTTMFNLLTGALRINSGEIAFAGHSITRDQQFHIARAGISRTFQHVKLRPRMTLLDNVLLGTYARTRTGLLAGALRLNQAEEASARYEALRQLERVGLGDKPFELAGNLPLGNQRVLEIARALAADPTLLVLDEPAAGLRRQEKLKLAELLRSLRADHLTILLVEHDMEFVMSLVDRIVVLDFGSKLCEGEPAAIRSDTRVQEAYLGGVA; encoded by the coding sequence ATGACGCAGCAGCAGATCCGTCTCGTCATTGCCGCGGCGATCGCCTGCCTCGTCGCCGCTCCCTTTGTGCTCAATCCGTTCAGTATCACGCTGCTGAACTATATTGGGATCTACTCGCTGGCGGCGATCGGGCTGGCGCTGCTGACCGGGGTCGGCGGCATCGTATCGTTCGGTCAGGCGGCCTTTGTCGGCATTGCGGCCTACGCGACGGCATGGACCACGGCCGTCAACGGCTACTCGCCGTGGCTCGGGCTGGTGCTGGCCGTGGTCCTGACCTGCGGCATCGCCGGGATCCTTGGCTTCGTCACGCTGCGCCTGCAGGGCCACTTCCTGTCGCTGAGCACGGTTGCCTGGGGACTGGCAATCGCATTTCTGTTCGGCAATATCGACGGCCTCGGTCACCACAACGGCCTCTCCGGCATCCCGCCAATTTCGATCGGCCCGGTGGCGCTGGTCGAAAGCTGGCAGATCTATTTCCTGATCTGGGCGATCGTCGTTGCGATGCTACTGCTCTGCTACAACCTCCTCGACTCCCGCATCGGCCGCGCGATGCGCGCGATGCGCGGCGGCAATACGCTGGTCGAAAGCCTCGGGATCAGCGCCTTTCAGGTCAAGCTGACGACCTTCGTCATCGCCGCGTTCCTCGGCTCGCTGTCGGGCTGGCTCTACGCCCATCTTGGCCGTTTCGTCAGTCCTGGCCCGTTCGAAGCCAGCATGGGCATCGAATATCTGATGATGGCGATGGTCGGCGGTGCCGGCAGCATTTTGGGCGGCGTGGTGGGCGCCGCCATCGTCACGCTGCTGAAGAATTCCGTGCAGGATTATCTGCCGCTGATCGCCAAGGGCGCTTCCGGCCAGCTCGAGATCGTGGCGTTCTCGGCGCTGTTCATCCTGTTTCTGCAACGCGCCCGGCAAGGCATCGTGCCGTTCCTCTCCGGCTTTCTACCCGAGCTCAAGCAGTCCCGCCCGCCGACAGCGCCCGCCTTGCCGCGCCGCGCGCAGCCGGCGCCCGGCACGCTCCTGCTCAAGGTTAGCGACGCGCAGCGGCGGTTCGGCGGCCTCGTCGCCGTCAACAATGTCAGCTTCGAGGTCAGGTCCGGCGAAATTCTCGGGCTGATCGGGCCGAATGGTGCCGGCAAGACCACGATGTTCAACCTGCTCACCGGGGCGTTGCGCATCAACAGCGGCGAGATCGCGTTCGCGGGACACTCGATCACCCGCGACCAGCAATTTCACATCGCCCGCGCCGGAATCTCCCGCACGTTCCAGCACGTCAAGCTGCGCCCGCGGATGACGCTGCTCGACAATGTGTTGCTCGGCACCTACGCGCGCACCAGGACCGGCCTGCTCGCCGGCGCCCTGCGCCTGAACCAGGCGGAAGAAGCCAGCGCCCGTTACGAGGCGCTGCGGCAGCTCGAGCGGGTCGGACTCGGCGACAAGCCGTTCGAGCTCGCCGGCAATTTGCCGCTTGGCAATCAGCGCGTGCTCGAGATCGCCCGCGCGCTCGCCGCCGATCCGACGCTGCTCGTCCTCGACGAGCCGGCCGCCGGCCTGCGCCGCCAGGAGAAGCTCAAGCTTGCCGAATTGCTGCGCTCGCTGCGCGCGGATCACCTGACCATCCTGCTGGTCGAACACGACATGGAGTTCGTGATGTCGCTGGTGGACCGCATCGTCGTACTCGATTTCGGCTCAAAGCTCTGCGAGGGCGAACCGGCGGCGATCCGCAGCGATACCCGCGTCCAGGAAGCCTACCTCGGAGGTGTCGCGTGA
- a CDS encoding branched-chain amino acid ABC transporter permease: protein MTADIAAILAIDGIATGAVYALVAIGTVLIFTVTRVIFIPFGDIAAFTALTLAALDAKQLPGTVGLVVVLACMACAMEVVSLARAGEFRAVPKALLGYLVLPLIVVGIVWLTMRFNPPMPVRIVLALLLIMPIAPLLDRIVFRPIADASVLLLLTVSVALHFALVGLGLLFFGPEGVRTEPLTSMAMEIAGVHVSGQTVLILTAALVFSGLLFLFFDFTLIGKALRATALNRTGARLMGIRPARAGTIAYLLGSLMAGVSGILIAPVNTIFYDSGFLLGLKAFVGAIIGGLASYPGAALGAFGVGIIESFASFQSSTLKDVIVFSLLIPILLWRSLASQHSEEEVEE from the coding sequence ATGACGGCAGATATCGCAGCGATCCTCGCCATCGACGGCATAGCCACCGGGGCGGTCTACGCCCTGGTGGCGATCGGCACCGTGCTGATCTTCACCGTGACGCGGGTGATATTCATTCCGTTCGGCGACATCGCAGCATTCACGGCGCTCACGCTGGCGGCGCTCGACGCAAAGCAGCTCCCCGGAACGGTCGGGCTGGTCGTCGTGCTGGCCTGCATGGCCTGCGCGATGGAAGTTGTCTCGCTGGCGCGCGCCGGCGAGTTTCGCGCCGTGCCGAAGGCCCTCCTCGGCTATCTCGTGCTGCCCTTGATCGTCGTCGGAATCGTCTGGCTGACGATGCGCTTCAATCCGCCGATGCCGGTGCGGATCGTGCTGGCGCTGCTCCTGATCATGCCGATCGCGCCGCTGCTCGACCGGATCGTGTTCCGTCCGATCGCGGATGCCTCGGTTCTCCTGCTGCTGACGGTTTCGGTCGCGCTGCATTTTGCGCTGGTCGGATTGGGCCTGCTGTTCTTCGGCCCTGAAGGCGTGCGCACCGAACCGCTGACCTCGATGGCGATGGAAATTGCCGGCGTTCACGTTTCCGGACAGACGGTGCTGATCCTGACCGCGGCGCTGGTGTTCAGCGGCCTGCTGTTCCTGTTTTTCGATTTCACGCTGATCGGCAAGGCGCTGCGCGCCACCGCGCTGAACCGCACCGGCGCCCGCCTGATGGGGATCCGCCCCGCCCGCGCCGGCACCATCGCCTACCTGTTGGGATCGCTGATGGCGGGCGTCTCCGGCATCCTGATCGCGCCGGTGAACACCATCTTCTACGATTCCGGATTCCTGCTCGGGCTGAAGGCCTTTGTCGGCGCCATCATCGGCGGGCTGGCCAGCTATCCAGGTGCTGCACTCGGTGCGTTCGGCGTCGGCATCATCGAGAGCTTTGCTTCGTTCCAGAGCAGCACGTTGAAGGACGTCATCGTGTTCTCGCTGCTGATCCCCATCCTGCTCTGGCGCTCGCTCGCCTCGCAGCATTCCGAAGAGGAAGTCGAGGAATGA